In one Pseudarthrobacter oxydans genomic region, the following are encoded:
- a CDS encoding PaaI family thioesterase, translating to MSAPSPMDAAENQPSAHELWKITLGELDEKMGVKIVEESVQRVVATMPVEGNRQSFGLLHGGASLAVGEAVGSWAAVIHASTLGKTAVGVDVSATHHRSAREGQITITATPIHLGGTLTTHEVLITNEAGQRLCTLRITNLLMRRHKKPAAEA from the coding sequence ATGAGCGCCCCGTCACCCATGGATGCTGCCGAGAACCAGCCCTCTGCGCACGAGCTGTGGAAGATCACGCTCGGGGAGCTGGACGAGAAGATGGGCGTGAAGATCGTCGAGGAGTCCGTCCAGCGCGTGGTGGCCACCATGCCTGTGGAGGGCAACCGGCAGTCGTTCGGACTGCTCCACGGCGGCGCCTCCCTTGCCGTGGGCGAGGCCGTCGGGTCCTGGGCGGCGGTGATCCACGCGAGCACCCTGGGCAAGACCGCGGTGGGCGTGGACGTCTCGGCCACCCACCACCGCTCCGCACGCGAGGGGCAGATCACCATCACGGCCACGCCCATCCACCTTGGCGGCACGCTCACCACCCACGAGGTACTGATCACCAACGAGGCCGGCCAGCGGCTCTGCACCCTGCGCATCACCAACCTGCTGATGAGGCGGCACAAGAAGCCCGCCGCCGAAGCCTAG
- the paaZ gene encoding phenylacetic acid degradation bifunctional protein PaaZ, translating into MTTTATAPQATVDTVETVPSFIMDSWWTPDAGSAGSATPVRDASTGEILAKVSTEGLDLAAVVDYGRSTGQQELGRFTFHQRALKLKELAQYLNARREHFYAFSAQTGATKVDSMIDIDGGIGVLFTFGSKGRRELPNSQVVVDGPMEVLSKDGSFAGEHIYTRIPGVAVQINAFNFPVWGMLEKFAPAFLAGVPTIVKPATPTGYVAAAVVKAIVESNILPKGSLQLISGSVRGLLDVLDYRDLVAFTGSASTALSLKAHPNVVQGGVRFTSETDSLNAAILGPDAVEGTPEFDAFVKSVVTEMTAKAGQKCTAIRRAIVPQELVAAVSAAIGKRISERVVLGDPRADGVTMGALASVEQLQDVRAAVQSMLDAGGELAYGTLDSPSVTSADGTTGVVDGGAFMAPVVLNWQDPEAEEVHSLEAFGPVSSVIGYKDIPDAVRLAARGGGSLVASVCTNDPSVARELVTGIAAHHGRVLMLNREDARSSTGHGSPVPHLVHGGPGRAGGGEELGGIRSVMHHMQRTAIQGSPNMLTAVTGLWHAGADRNFTLETEGTHPFRKSLETLRIGDAVRSDLRQVTLEDITAFANSTGDTFYAHTNQEAAEANPFFPGIVAHGYLLLAWGAGLFVEPAPGPVLANYGLENLRFITPVAAGDSIRVTLTAKKITPRETDEYGEVAWDAVLTNQDDEIVATYDVLTLVAK; encoded by the coding sequence ATGACCACCACCGCCACAGCTCCCCAGGCCACGGTCGACACCGTGGAGACAGTGCCCAGCTTCATCATGGATTCCTGGTGGACTCCCGACGCCGGATCGGCCGGGTCCGCGACGCCCGTCAGGGACGCGAGCACGGGGGAGATCCTGGCCAAGGTGAGCACTGAAGGGCTGGACCTGGCTGCGGTTGTGGACTACGGCCGCAGCACGGGCCAGCAGGAGCTCGGCCGGTTCACCTTCCACCAGCGTGCCCTCAAGCTGAAGGAGCTCGCCCAGTACCTCAATGCCCGGCGCGAGCACTTCTACGCCTTCTCGGCCCAGACGGGCGCCACCAAGGTGGACTCCATGATCGATATCGACGGCGGCATCGGCGTGCTCTTCACGTTCGGTTCCAAGGGCCGGCGCGAGCTGCCCAACTCGCAGGTGGTGGTGGACGGCCCCATGGAGGTCCTGTCCAAGGACGGCTCCTTCGCCGGCGAACACATCTACACCCGCATCCCCGGCGTCGCCGTGCAGATCAACGCCTTCAACTTCCCGGTCTGGGGCATGCTGGAAAAGTTCGCCCCGGCCTTCCTCGCCGGCGTCCCCACCATCGTCAAGCCCGCAACGCCCACCGGCTACGTGGCGGCCGCAGTGGTCAAGGCCATCGTCGAATCGAACATCCTGCCCAAGGGCTCGCTGCAGCTGATCTCCGGCTCCGTCCGCGGGCTGCTGGACGTCCTGGACTACCGCGACCTGGTGGCCTTCACCGGCTCCGCATCCACCGCGCTTTCCCTGAAGGCCCACCCCAACGTGGTCCAGGGCGGGGTCCGCTTCACTTCCGAAACGGACTCCCTGAACGCCGCCATCCTCGGCCCGGACGCGGTGGAAGGGACGCCTGAATTCGATGCCTTCGTAAAATCGGTGGTCACGGAAATGACGGCGAAGGCAGGGCAGAAATGCACCGCCATCCGCCGCGCCATCGTGCCGCAGGAGCTGGTTGCCGCCGTCTCAGCGGCCATCGGCAAGCGGATCTCCGAGCGCGTTGTCCTGGGCGATCCCCGGGCCGACGGCGTCACCATGGGTGCCCTCGCCTCGGTGGAGCAGCTCCAGGACGTCCGCGCCGCTGTCCAGTCGATGCTCGACGCCGGCGGTGAGCTTGCGTACGGAACCCTCGATTCGCCGTCGGTCACTTCCGCCGACGGAACCACCGGCGTGGTGGACGGCGGGGCGTTCATGGCGCCCGTCGTCTTGAACTGGCAGGACCCTGAGGCCGAGGAAGTGCACTCGCTCGAGGCGTTCGGTCCCGTTTCGTCCGTGATCGGGTACAAGGACATTCCCGACGCCGTCCGCCTCGCCGCCCGCGGCGGCGGCTCCCTGGTGGCCTCGGTGTGCACCAACGATCCTTCCGTGGCCCGCGAACTTGTCACCGGGATCGCGGCGCACCACGGCCGTGTCCTGATGCTCAACCGCGAGGACGCGCGTTCGTCAACGGGCCACGGTTCGCCCGTGCCGCACCTGGTCCACGGTGGTCCCGGCCGTGCTGGCGGCGGCGAGGAACTGGGCGGCATCCGGTCGGTGATGCACCACATGCAGCGCACGGCCATCCAGGGCTCGCCGAACATGCTCACCGCCGTCACCGGACTGTGGCACGCCGGCGCGGACCGCAACTTCACCCTGGAAACCGAGGGGACCCACCCGTTCCGGAAGTCGCTGGAGACGCTGCGGATCGGTGACGCCGTCCGCTCGGACCTGCGCCAGGTCACGCTGGAGGACATCACCGCGTTTGCCAACTCCACCGGCGACACGTTCTACGCCCACACCAACCAGGAGGCCGCGGAAGCCAACCCGTTCTTCCCGGGCATCGTGGCCCACGGCTACCTCCTGCTTGCCTGGGGCGCCGGACTGTTCGTGGAGCCTGCCCCGGGCCCGGTCCTGGCCAACTACGGGCTGGAGAACCTGCGGTTCATCACCCCGGTGGCCGCAGGTGATTCGATCCGGGTGACCCTCACGGCCAAGAAGATCACCCCCCGCGAAACCGACGAATACGGCGAGGTGGCCTGGGACGCCGTGCTCACCAACCAGGACGACGAGATCGTGGCCACCTACGACGTCCTCACCCTCGTCGCCAAGTAG